In Spirochaetaceae bacterium, a genomic segment contains:
- a CDS encoding phosphatase PAP2 family protein — protein sequence MFIDIAIMNFIEAMPRGGMVASLMAIFTHAGDKGYIWLGMGIGLWFRRETRPIAYGLFATMLVMIVANDLFLKPLIARPRPFVTYNLAMLLSPPPSGYAFPSGHASSSFAAAFFLVSFFRNKALPIFALAAIIALSRLYFNVHYFSDIVVGVIAGYVYAKIVLLTLAKPLGFKRYLKN from the coding sequence ATGTTTATAGATATTGCTATTATGAATTTTATCGAGGCCATGCCGCGCGGCGGTATGGTAGCCAGCTTAATGGCCATTTTTACGCATGCCGGCGATAAAGGTTATATTTGGTTAGGCATGGGTATAGGTTTGTGGTTTAGGCGCGAAACCCGCCCTATTGCTTACGGTTTATTTGCTACCATGCTGGTAATGATAGTGGCTAACGATTTATTCCTTAAGCCGTTAATTGCCCGGCCGCGTCCTTTTGTTACTTATAACTTAGCGATGCTGCTTAGCCCGCCGCCCAGCGGTTACGCCTTTCCTTCCGGCCATGCCAGCAGTAGTTTTGCCGCCGCCTTCTTTTTAGTTTCGTTTTTTAGGAATAAAGCTTTGCCCATTTTTGCTTTAGCGGCTATCATCGCTTTATCAAGGTTGTACTTTAATGTGCATTATTTTAGCGATATTGTGGTAGGTGTTATTGCCGGTTATGTTTATGCTAAAATTGTGCTACTTACTTTGGCTAAGCCGCTGGGCTTTAAAAGATACCTTAAAAATTAA